From one Candidatus Cloacimonadota bacterium genomic stretch:
- a CDS encoding NTPase has translation MANNILISGYPGVGKTTLINKIIRKLNYRIDGFYTHEKKESGKRTGFYITDFSGNQMVMAEVNFKSKYRVGKYGVNVKAFEKIGIPAMERALHNADLIVIDEIGKMEMFSKEFCIILEKTFDSPKPVLATIKKIDCKLTAKLKSRNDVEIYDLTIDNRDEMVEIVVKRLLSFL, from the coding sequence ATGGCAAATAACATTTTGATTTCAGGTTATCCAGGAGTAGGGAAAACTACTTTAATAAACAAAATTATTAGAAAATTAAATTACAGAATTGATGGTTTTTATACCCACGAGAAAAAAGAATCTGGCAAACGAACTGGATTCTATATCACGGACTTTTCTGGAAATCAAATGGTAATGGCAGAAGTGAATTTTAAGTCTAAATATCGTGTAGGAAAATATGGGGTTAATGTAAAAGCATTTGAAAAGATTGGCATCCCAGCAATGGAGCGAGCTCTACATAATGCTGACTTGATCGTTATCGACGAGATTGGTAAAATGGAGATGTTCAGCAAGGAATTCTGTATAATATTAGAAAAAACATTCGACTCTCCAAAGCCTGTATTAGCAACAATTAAAAAGATTGATTGCAAATTAACTGCTAAATTGAAATCCAGAAATGATGTTGAGATATATGATTTAACAATTGATAATAGGGATGAAATGGTAGAAATTGTAGTTAAGAGATTATTGTCTTTTTTGTAG
- a CDS encoding sigma-70 family RNA polymerase sigma factor, translated as MECEKKIILKAKKDIKAFDFLYRKYFPKINNFVFHRVNNEAEKNDIVSNVFFKAMKRLPLYRFRNSRNSAFSSWLFKIAVNEINQHYRNIKREEKIKNNLKNNPQPVSQTLPEIDFDIVKEKMRNLSLYEQNLISLRFFEKMKNKEIAQILGKKESTIKVQIHRTINKLRNLLRGCNNFTPLDNLYI; from the coding sequence TTGGAATGTGAAAAGAAAATAATCCTAAAAGCAAAAAAAGATATCAAAGCATTTGATTTTCTTTATCGGAAATACTTTCCAAAAATAAATAATTTTGTTTTTCATAGAGTGAATAATGAAGCAGAAAAAAACGATATTGTTTCAAATGTCTTTTTCAAAGCAATGAAACGATTACCTCTGTATCGTTTTAGAAATTCCAGAAACAGTGCTTTTTCTTCCTGGTTATTTAAAATTGCTGTAAATGAGATAAACCAGCATTACCGGAATATAAAGCGAGAAGAGAAGATTAAAAATAACCTGAAAAATAATCCTCAACCAGTTTCTCAAACACTTCCTGAAATAGATTTTGATATTGTTAAAGAGAAAATGAGAAATTTATCTTTATATGAACAAAATCTGATATCTTTAAGATTTTTTGAAAAAATGAAGAATAAGGAAATAGCTCAAATTCTTGGTAAAAAAGAAAGTACTATTAAGGTGCAGATTCACAGAACTATAAATAAGTTACGAAATTTATTAAGAGGGTGTAATAATTTCACCCCGTTAGATAATTTATATATTTAG
- a CDS encoding PDZ domain-containing protein, whose product MKTKKQIPIIFLIGLIAMLVLVSQLSAKSKAYLGVYLSDIPESKYEKYGIKGNYGVLIQKVVKDGPAKEAGLKSKDIIVEINGEKVYTHNQITKMLSNYEPEQVIKIKILRDGKDKTFKVTLGKRKGLFGEQTKAYLGVYLEDLSDEDYEEIGLDENYGVLIKKVVDDGPAEKAGIEADDVIMEIEKDKVYTSDQVSKMLYNFESGQEVEVLVFRSGDKKSFSVKLGEKEIGFHDFDFERFFDKPKSVFVYKYKDDDTLNTEKVEISFDGFNIYIDDENEKLHFNLKNFLEGLKKLEKLDKLDSLKNLEELPQMKIDINTDEEALGGSI is encoded by the coding sequence ATGAAAACAAAAAAACAAATTCCAATTATTTTCTTAATTGGATTAATTGCAATGCTTGTATTAGTTTCCCAACTATCTGCTAAGTCAAAAGCATATTTGGGAGTCTATTTGAGTGACATACCTGAATCAAAATATGAGAAATATGGGATCAAAGGTAATTATGGAGTATTGATTCAAAAGGTAGTTAAAGATGGTCCTGCAAAAGAAGCAGGTTTGAAAAGTAAAGATATTATAGTAGAGATTAATGGAGAAAAAGTCTATACTCATAATCAAATTACAAAAATGCTTTCAAATTATGAACCAGAACAGGTTATAAAAATTAAAATACTCAGAGATGGTAAAGACAAAACCTTTAAAGTCACATTAGGTAAGAGAAAGGGATTATTTGGAGAGCAAACCAAAGCATATTTAGGTGTTTATTTAGAAGACCTATCAGATGAAGATTATGAAGAGATTGGTCTGGATGAGAATTACGGTGTATTGATTAAAAAAGTTGTTGATGATGGACCTGCAGAAAAAGCAGGCATTGAAGCCGATGATGTAATAATGGAAATTGAAAAGGATAAGGTGTATACTTCTGACCAGGTATCTAAGATGTTATATAACTTTGAATCTGGTCAGGAAGTAGAAGTTCTTGTATTTCGTTCTGGTGATAAGAAATCGTTTAGTGTAAAATTAGGAGAAAAAGAAATTGGTTTTCACGATTTTGATTTTGAACGGTTTTTTGATAAGCCAAAATCAGTTTTCGTTTACAAATATAAAGATGATGACACACTAAATACTGAGAAGGTTGAAATCTCTTTTGATGGCTTTAATATTTATATTGATGATGAAAATGAAAAGTTGCATTTTAATTTAAAGAACTTTCTTGAAGGACTTAAAAAACTGGAAAAATTGGATAAACTGGATTCTCTAAAAAATTTAGAAGAACTGCCTCAAATGAAGATTGATATAAATACAGATGAAGAAGCTTTAGGTGGGTCAATATAA
- the citF gene encoding citrate lyase subunit alpha, producing MKFTKNAVGRLIPDEIEGRKLRPFQGAFVDNGGGKRAAPPIPVSKPGDKKLLSSLKEAIKAVGLKDGMTISFHHHLRNGDFVVNMVIDEIAKMGIKGLTLFPSALFPVHKPLIEHIKSGVIRNIQGSMNGPVGRFVSYGGLPSVAVLRTHGGRVRAVEDGDVHIDVAFIAAPSSDDYGNANGVDGPSACGPLAYSAIDWQYADKVVIITDNLLPYPLVPFSVPATHVDYVVKVDRIGDPGLIVSGTTRITRSPTRLKIARMAAQFIKESPYFKNGFSFQTGAGGISLAITKILADVMRKEKVKARFINGGVTKFAVEMLHEGLIDVLYDGQVFDTEAIESFKNDLYHAETPMTMYANYHSKGCLVNRQDIGFLGATEIDVDFNVNVNTHSDGLLLHGIGGHTDVAAGAKLAMIVVPSYRNRVPIIKDEVTTISTPGETIDVMVCERGIAINPRRKDLIEHFKNSKLPIRDIQDIKKEVEEITGVPEKPKLKEGIIALIEYRDGTILDVVREIDE from the coding sequence ATGAAATTTACAAAAAATGCAGTTGGAAGATTAATCCCTGATGAGATTGAAGGAAGAAAATTAAGACCATTTCAAGGAGCTTTTGTTGATAATGGAGGTGGCAAAAGAGCTGCTCCGCCAATTCCGGTTAGTAAACCAGGAGATAAAAAATTGCTTTCGTCACTTAAAGAAGCAATAAAAGCGGTTGGGCTCAAAGATGGAATGACAATCAGTTTTCATCATCATCTTCGTAACGGTGATTTTGTGGTTAATATGGTTATTGATGAAATAGCAAAAATGGGAATTAAAGGGCTTACTTTATTTCCTTCAGCATTATTTCCTGTTCATAAACCTTTGATAGAACATATTAAAAGTGGTGTAATCAGAAATATTCAAGGAAGTATGAATGGACCTGTTGGCAGATTTGTCTCGTATGGCGGGTTGCCATCCGTTGCAGTCTTGCGAACACACGGTGGCAGAGTTCGTGCTGTAGAAGATGGAGATGTCCACATAGATGTTGCATTTATTGCTGCACCAAGCTCAGATGATTACGGTAATGCTAATGGAGTAGATGGACCTTCTGCTTGTGGACCTCTTGCCTATTCTGCAATTGACTGGCAATATGCTGATAAAGTTGTAATAATAACTGATAATTTGTTACCATATCCACTTGTGCCTTTCTCAGTGCCAGCTACTCATGTTGATTATGTAGTAAAGGTAGACCGAATTGGTGACCCGGGGTTAATTGTTTCCGGGACAACACGAATAACACGGTCACCAACCAGGTTGAAAATCGCCCGGATGGCTGCACAGTTTATTAAAGAGTCTCCATATTTCAAGAATGGATTTTCATTCCAAACAGGGGCTGGTGGAATCTCGCTTGCTATTACAAAAATCCTTGCAGATGTTATGAGAAAGGAAAAAGTCAAAGCAAGATTTATAAACGGTGGAGTTACTAAATTTGCTGTAGAAATGCTTCACGAAGGCTTAATAGATGTTCTTTATGATGGTCAGGTGTTTGACACAGAAGCAATTGAATCATTCAAAAATGACCTTTATCATGCTGAAACACCGATGACAATGTATGCAAACTATCACAGCAAAGGTTGTCTTGTAAACCGTCAGGATATTGGATTTTTAGGCGCCACAGAAATTGATGTTGATTTCAATGTGAATGTTAACACACATTCTGATGGATTGCTCTTACATGGTATTGGTGGACATACCGATGTGGCGGCTGGAGCAAAGTTAGCAATGATTGTTGTACCTTCTTACAGAAATAGAGTGCCTATTATTAAAGACGAAGTTACAACAATTTCTACTCCAGGTGAAACTATTGATGTGATGGTTTGTGAAAGAGGAATTGCTATAAATCCCAGAAGAAAAGACCTGATTGAGCATTTCAAGAATTCTAAGCTTCCGATTAGAGATATACAAGATATTAAAAAAGAGGTAGAAGAGATTACAGGGGTCCCAGAAAAACCAAAACTGAAAGAGGGGATAATCGCACTTATTGAATACCGCGATGGTACTATTCTTGATGTTGTAAGAGAAATTGATGAATAG
- a CDS encoding pyridoxamine 5'-phosphate oxidase family protein, producing MNSSDKQKMITIMKENSLHAYLATCDEDQPRVRPVSPMVEDNLSVWVTTYRSSRKLKQMRQNPNICLAFVEQPRGDKAAILIGEAKIIQDLE from the coding sequence ATGAATTCATCAGATAAGCAAAAGATGATTACTATAATGAAAGAGAATTCTCTTCATGCTTATCTTGCTACTTGCGATGAAGACCAGCCAAGAGTTCGTCCAGTATCTCCAATGGTTGAGGACAACTTGTCTGTGTGGGTTACGACTTACAGAAGTTCAAGAAAGTTAAAACAGATGCGACAGAATCCGAATATTTGTCTTGCCTTTGTGGAGCAACCTCGCGGAGATAAAGCCGCTATTCTTATAGGCGAAGCTAAAATAATACAAGATTTAGAATAG
- a CDS encoding PhoH family protein — protein sequence MEKIYVLDTNVLIHDPNAMFAYKNAKVVIPITVIEEIDNFKKGLDEKSRNARQVSRLLDKLREQNSLSKGVKLKNGSTLQVSLAHKISDDIEDILITDENDNLIIGTAYHLHKKNPHNEVIMVSKDSNVRIKADAIGLKAINYEQETVNFEELYTGILRYETTAEKIEEFKEKGRMKNIFGLQCYNQFILMFEKKRFSNHIIAKYHKDENVIIPLSYYNKNPIWGIQALNPEQEASFDILLDDNIKIVSLIGIAGTGKTLLALAAGLRKVIEEEKYTRLVVTRPIFPLGKDIGYLPGTKKEKYNPWMQPIYDNMEILLHSHEKQKSEKNKFGKRSSSLDEFMDYGFIELEPLTYIRGRSLPDQFMIVDEAQNLTPHEMKTIITRAGDSTKVVLTGDPYQIDIPYLDSESNGLSVVVEKFKDEKLAGHVTLIKGERSVLAEMAAKYL from the coding sequence ATGGAAAAAATTTATGTGCTGGATACAAATGTCCTAATTCATGACCCTAACGCTATGTTTGCATATAAAAATGCAAAAGTTGTTATTCCAATAACTGTCATTGAGGAAATTGATAACTTTAAAAAAGGTCTGGATGAGAAAAGCAGAAATGCAAGACAGGTTAGCAGATTGTTAGACAAATTGCGAGAGCAGAATTCATTATCAAAGGGGGTTAAACTGAAAAATGGCTCCACTCTACAGGTTTCTCTTGCACATAAAATATCAGATGATATAGAAGATATTTTAATAACAGATGAAAATGACAATCTCATTATTGGCACTGCATATCATCTGCACAAAAAGAATCCTCATAATGAAGTTATTATGGTCTCAAAGGACTCAAATGTTAGAATTAAAGCTGACGCTATTGGGCTAAAAGCAATTAACTATGAACAGGAAACCGTTAATTTTGAAGAATTATATACTGGTATTCTTAGATATGAAACTACCGCTGAAAAGATTGAAGAATTCAAAGAAAAGGGAAGAATGAAAAATATATTTGGTCTTCAATGTTATAATCAATTTATATTGATGTTTGAGAAGAAAAGATTTTCTAATCACATAATTGCTAAATACCACAAAGATGAAAATGTTATAATTCCTTTAAGTTATTATAATAAAAACCCTATATGGGGCATTCAGGCATTGAATCCTGAGCAGGAGGCATCGTTTGATATTCTGCTTGATGATAATATAAAAATCGTTTCACTTATTGGAATCGCAGGAACAGGAAAGACACTTCTTGCACTTGCCGCTGGATTGAGAAAAGTTATTGAAGAAGAAAAATATACAAGATTAGTTGTAACTCGTCCAATTTTCCCGCTCGGGAAAGATATTGGATATCTGCCTGGAACTAAAAAAGAGAAGTACAATCCATGGATGCAACCAATATATGATAATATGGAAATTTTACTACATAGTCATGAAAAACAAAAATCGGAAAAGAATAAATTTGGAAAACGAAGTTCATCTCTTGATGAATTTATGGATTATGGTTTTATTGAACTTGAACCTTTGACATACATTCGTGGACGAAGCCTGCCAGACCAATTTATGATTGTTGATGAAGCCCAAAATCTTACTCCACACGAGATGAAAACAATTATTACCAGAGCTGGAGATAGTACAAAAGTAGTCCTTACAGGAGACCCTTATCAGATTGATATCCCATACTTAGACTCAGAAAGCAATGGCTTAAGTGTGGTGGTTGAGAAATTTAAGGATGAAAAATTAGCTGGGCATGTGACTCTTATTAAAGGCGAGCGCTCTGTACTTGCTGAAATGGCGGCGAAGTATCTTTAA
- the ribE gene encoding 6,7-dimethyl-8-ribityllumazine synthase has translation MYNIIEGKYIAENKSFAIVASRFNELVSQKLIDGALDCLKRHKADEKNITLIWVPGAFEIPSVAQKLADSDKYDAVICVGAVIRGDTPHFEYISAEVSKGIAQVGLKSKIPVIFGVLTTDTIEQALERAGTKAGNKGWDAALSAIEMVNLIEKLSI, from the coding sequence ATGTATAATATAATTGAAGGCAAATATATTGCTGAAAATAAGAGCTTTGCAATTGTTGCCAGCCGTTTTAATGAACTTGTTTCCCAAAAATTAATTGATGGTGCTCTGGATTGTTTGAAAAGGCATAAGGCAGATGAGAAAAATATTACACTTATCTGGGTACCCGGAGCATTTGAGATTCCTTCTGTTGCTCAAAAATTGGCGGATTCAGATAAATATGATGCTGTAATCTGTGTTGGTGCAGTTATCAGAGGAGATACTCCACATTTTGAATACATCAGCGCGGAGGTTAGCAAAGGAATCGCTCAAGTTGGATTAAAAAGTAAAATTCCAGTCATTTTCGGCGTTTTAACTACAGATACAATTGAGCAGGCATTAGAGCGAGCTGGAACTAAAGCCGGAAATAAAGGATGGGATGCCGCACTTTCTGCAATTGAGATGGTTAATCTGATAGAAAAATTGTCCATTTAA